In Euphorbia lathyris chromosome 9, ddEupLath1.1, whole genome shotgun sequence, the following are encoded in one genomic region:
- the LOC136206389 gene encoding trihelix transcription factor ASR3 isoform X1: MHSSMAADQVGIRDYRKGNWTLGETMVLIEAKKMDDERRMKRSSDSNNNTEGGRSKPGELRWKWVEDYCFRKGCLRSQNQCNDKWDNLMRDYKKVRDYERRLADNEEARLSYWKIEKNERKDKNLPSNMLLQVYQALVEVVEKKGGSSGGGQRMLIPSNSNPNPNLTYGVERLPLSTVPPPPLPPPLLQHHVSVSMPLSPPPPPPQPQPPQPQTLPPLQYSQPLPAAVDGGDETSEYSDTPAKRRRRRRDGGGEERSSGSGGSGSASMEIGSAISRSATVIAEAIEASEERKERRHRDLLKLEERRLQIEESNSQTNTKSINGLVDAINNLANSILALASHKNS, encoded by the exons ATGCATTCATCAATGGCTGCTGATCAAGTTGGGATAAGAGATTACAGAAAAGGGAACTGGACATTGGGTGAAACAATGGTGTTAATTGAAGCAAAGAAAATGGATGATGAAAGAAGAATGAAGAGAAGTAGTGATAGTAATAATAACacagaaggaggaagaagtAAACCAGGTGAACTTAGATGGAAATGGGTTGAAGATTACTGCTTTAGAAAAGGGTGTTTAAGGAGTCAAAATCAGTGTAATGATAAATGGGATAATCTAATGAGAGATTATAAGAAAGTTAGGGATTATGAAAGGAGATTAGCTGACAATGAAGAAGCAAGATTATCTTATTGGAAGATTGAAAAGAATGAGAGAAAAGATAAGAACTTGCCTAGTAATATGTTGCTTCAAGTTTATCAAGCTTTGGTTGAAGTTGTGGAGAAGAAAGGAGGATCATCAGGAGGAGGACAAAGAATGCTTATTCCTTCTAATTCTAATCCTAATCCTAATTTAACTTATGGAGTTGAAAGATTACCTCTTTCTACtgttcctcctcctcctcttcctccacCACTTTTGCAACACCATGTCTCAGTTTCAATGCCATTATCTCCGCCTCCACCTCCGCCGCAGCCGCAACCACCACAGCCTCAAACACTTCCTCCTCTTCAATACTCTCAGCCATTACCTGCAGCTGTAG ATGGTGGTGATGAAACAAGTGAGTATTCAGACACCCCGGCAAAGAGGCGGAGGCGGAGAAGAGACGGAGGAGGAGAGGAAAGGAGCAGCGGGAGTGGTGGAAGTGGAAGCGCGAGCATGGAAATCGGGAGTGCAATATCAAGAAGTGCAACAGTTATTGCAGAAGCCATTGAAGCAAGTGAggagagaaaagagagaagaCATAGAGATCTGTTGAAGTTAGAAGAAAGAAGATTGCAGATTGAGGAATCTAATTCTCAAACTAACACTAAATCCATTAATGGCTTAGTTGATGCTATTAATAATCTTGCTAATTCTATTCTTGCTTTAGCTTCTCACAAGAATTCTTGA
- the LOC136207036 gene encoding uncharacterized protein yields MATGSIDPKNLNSTVQENGRRIDELEKEILKLRKKIGKMNKARAKVAQQSESLTAVMANVNLFQAFIAKADVMRAVIDHTGLFEFIMANAEAIRGTIAKKTSPRSQAMEEGGDTSKLPETINRLEAAHKSLFESVDKIHWGTIDELGTIKGELEEVKKKVDLLAQSGLRTRETAKFKIRVPKPYGGNRDANEVDNFLFDLEHYFVATRVSLDSERLVVVPMYLEGDAKLWWRHKAGLGTVNTWYDFKKNLKVQFSPENVAFTARCKLNKLQQTGSIREYVQAFQAIALDLPQMHEEERFFNFMNGLKPGVRDELTRREVKDHISAIVTAESLESVYNLPENTVKRKFPSNFLETRPNKLAKPLRLGGEQNNFSSWSEKQTWNVGNSEQRPFDGNNAERKNSQTTVIGSNIQSTKMSWNVGNPGQRPFDGNNAETKYAQTIVPRSSVQPTKTLGAWNVGNSEQKPIDGNNAERQKFSNRAWVQCSTGKDVRAVGCWNL; encoded by the coding sequence ATGGCAACCGGTAGTATTGATCCGAAAAATCTAAATTCGACTGTCCAAGAAAATGGCAGGCGTATTGATGAATTAGAAAAAGAAATATTGAAACTGCGaaagaaaattggaaaaatgaaTAAGGCTAGGGCCAAGGTAGCACAACAGTCTGAATCACTTACTGCTGTGATGGCTAATGTGAATTTGTTTCAAGCTTTTATAGCCAAAGCTGATGTGATGAGGGCAGTGATAGACCACACTGggctttttgagtttataatggCTAATGCTGAAGCTATTCGTGGAACAATAGCGAAAAAGACTTCTCCCAGGAGTCAAGCGATGGAGGAAGGTGGGGACACTAGTAAACTTCCTGAGACCATAAATCGACTAGAAGCTGCGCATAAAAGTTTATTTGAATCAGTAGATAAAATCCACTGGGGGACAATAGATGAACTTGGCACTATTAAAGGGGAGTTGGAAGAAGTAAAGAAGAAAGTTGACTTGCTAGCTCAATCAGGGTTGAGAACCCGAGAGACCGCAAAATTCAAAATACGAGTACCAAAGCCTTACGGGGGAAATCGGGATGCGAACGAAGTTGATAACTTCCTCTTTGATTTGGAACATTACTTTGTTGCTACAAGAGTAAGCTTGGATTCAGAACGTTTAGTGGTGGTGCCGATGTATTTAGAGGGAGATGCAAAACTTTGGTGGCGACACAAAGCTGGATTAGGCACGGTCAATACTTGGTATGATTTCAAGAAGAATCTCAAAGTTCAATTCTCCCCAGAGAATGTTGCTTTCACAGCCAGATGCAAACTGAACAAATTACAACAGACTGGCTCTATTAGGGAATACGTGCAAGCCTTCCAAGCTATTGCCCTGGATCTTCCTCAGAtgcatgaagaagaaagattCTTCAATTTCATGAACGGCTTGAAACCAGGGGTGAGAGATGAATTAACTAGAAGGGAGGTCAAAGATCACATCTCCGCGATAGTGACTGCAGAAAGTTTAGAAAGTGTATACAACTTACCAGAAAACACTGTTAAGAGAAAGTTTCCTTCAAACTTCTTAGAAACCAGACCCAACAAGTTAGCCAAGCCTTTAAGATTGGGTGGTGAACAGAACAACTTCAGTTCATGGAGCGAGAAACAAACATGGAATGTTGGCAACTCTGAGCAGAGACCTTTTGATGGAAATAATGCAGAGAGGAAAAATTCCCAAACAACAGTGATCGGGTCCAATATTCAATCAACAAAGATGTCATGGAATGTTGGCAACCCTGGGCAGAGACCTTTTGACGGGAATAATGCAGAGACGAAATATGCCCAAACAATAGTGCCCAGGTCCAGTGTTCAACCAACAAAGACGTTAGGGGCATGGAATGTTGGCAACTCTGAGCAGAAACCTATTGATGGGAATAATGCAGAGAGACAAAAATTCTCAAACAGAGCCTGGGTCCAATGTTCAACCGGCAAAGACGTTAGGGCAGTGGGATGTTGGAATCTTTGA
- the LOC136206389 gene encoding trihelix transcription factor GT-4 isoform X2, translated as MHSSMAADQVGIRDYRKGNWTLGETMVLIEAKKMDDERRMKRSSDSNNNTEGGRSKPGELRWKWVEDYCFRKGCLRSQNQCNDKWDNLMRDYKKVRDYERRLADNEEARLSYWKIEKNERKDKNLPSNMLLQVYQALVEVVEKKGGSSGGGQRMLIPSNSNPNPNLTYGVERLPLSTVPPPPLPPPLLQHHVSVSMPLSPPPPPPQPQPPQPQTLPPLQYSQPLPAAMVVMKQVSIQTPRQRGGGGEETEEERKGAAGVVEVEARAWKSGVQYQEVQQLLQKPLKQVRREKREDIEIC; from the exons ATGCATTCATCAATGGCTGCTGATCAAGTTGGGATAAGAGATTACAGAAAAGGGAACTGGACATTGGGTGAAACAATGGTGTTAATTGAAGCAAAGAAAATGGATGATGAAAGAAGAATGAAGAGAAGTAGTGATAGTAATAATAACacagaaggaggaagaagtAAACCAGGTGAACTTAGATGGAAATGGGTTGAAGATTACTGCTTTAGAAAAGGGTGTTTAAGGAGTCAAAATCAGTGTAATGATAAATGGGATAATCTAATGAGAGATTATAAGAAAGTTAGGGATTATGAAAGGAGATTAGCTGACAATGAAGAAGCAAGATTATCTTATTGGAAGATTGAAAAGAATGAGAGAAAAGATAAGAACTTGCCTAGTAATATGTTGCTTCAAGTTTATCAAGCTTTGGTTGAAGTTGTGGAGAAGAAAGGAGGATCATCAGGAGGAGGACAAAGAATGCTTATTCCTTCTAATTCTAATCCTAATCCTAATTTAACTTATGGAGTTGAAAGATTACCTCTTTCTACtgttcctcctcctcctcttcctccacCACTTTTGCAACACCATGTCTCAGTTTCAATGCCATTATCTCCGCCTCCACCTCCGCCGCAGCCGCAACCACCACAGCCTCAAACACTTCCTCCTCTTCAATACTCTCAGCCATTACCTGCAGCT ATGGTGGTGATGAAACAAGTGAGTATTCAGACACCCCGGCAAAGAGGCGGAGGCGGAGAAGAGACGGAGGAGGAGAGGAAAGGAGCAGCGGGAGTGGTGGAAGTGGAAGCGCGAGCATGGAAATCGGGAGTGCAATATCAAGAAGTGCAACAGTTATTGCAGAAGCCATTGAAGCAAGTGAggagagaaaagagagaagaCATAGAGATCTGTTGA